From a region of the Cherax quadricarinatus isolate ZL_2023a chromosome 75, ASM3850222v1, whole genome shotgun sequence genome:
- the LOC128691834 gene encoding 18S rRNA (guanine-N(7))-methyltransferase translates to MSSRRPELQAPPQVYYGVDEARKYTQNSRIIEVQEKCTERALELLALPDDTPALLLDLGCGSGLSGEAITEHGHMWVGMDISPAMLDTALEREVEGDMLLADIGQGVPFRAGMFDGAISISAIQWLCYANSASHKPAKRLYKLFMSLFASMARGSRVVFQFYPENDSQVELIVSQAMRAGFTGGLVVDYPNSSKAKKIYLVLMTGGGSLPSGLQDEGSSNSSQALYQRRERMKQIRSGRLPKRAWIMQKKERRRKQGKEVRLDSKYTGRKRSSKF, encoded by the exons ATGTCTTCTCGGCGGCCAGAACTGCAAGCACCACCACAAGTG TATTATGGAGTCGATGAAGCTCGCAAATACACTCAGAA TTCTCGGATAATTGAAGTACAAGAAAAATGCACAGAACGAGCTCTGGAATTGCTGGCACTCCCAGATGACACTCCTGCCCTACTGCTGGACCTTGGCTGTGGCTCTGGACTCTCTGGTGAAGCTATAACAGAGCATGGACACATGTGGGTTGGCATGGACATATCTCCAGCAATGTTAG ACACTGCACTGGAAAGAGAAGTAGAAGGAGATATGTTGCTTGCAGATATAGGTCAAGGGGTTCCCTTCCGTGCTGGTATGTTTGATGGAGCCATTAGCATTTCAGCTATCCAGTGGTTGTGCTATGCAAACTCAGCCAGCCACAAACCAGCCAAGAGGTTATACAAGCTCTTCATGTCTTTATTTGCAAGCATG gCTCGAGGAAGTCGTGTTGTATTTCAGTTCTACCCTGAGAACGACTCGCAAGTGGAGCTGATAGTGTCACAGGCTATGCGTGCAGGATTTACTGGTGGTCTTGTGGTTGACTATCCCAACTCGTCCAAA GCTAAGAAGATATACTTGGTGCTGATGACAGGTGGGGGTTCACTTCCCAGTGGTTTACAGGATGaaggaagcagcaacagcagccaggcACTCTATCAGCGTAG AGAACGCATGAAGCAGATTCGCAGTGGTCGCCTGCCAAAGCGAGCGTGGATCATGCAGAAAAAGGAACGGCGAAGAAAGCAGGGCAAGGAGGTGCGGCTGGACTCTAAATATACAGGCCGGAAAAGAAGTAGTAaattttaa